A genomic window from Paenibacillus sp. FSL K6-0276 includes:
- a CDS encoding MFS transporter: MLSRLSLCVVLLSTGMTLVWPINIVYMHDAFGRTASAAGLVLLFNSGASFVGNVLGGFIYDRWGGKTTVYAGIVGSACIVTAMGIVRDFYGYAALLTLLGFFGGLVYPVINAVAVASSPGDELKAVNRIFVSHNIGMALGASLGGLIADMSIQALFFGNALLYALFLVVFAAFIREPITPGQAARSNRSGDGREVAHGSKFIVIICIAFAISWLCYSQWAAIVPLHSQANGISFRSYSMLWTINGALIMLSHPVKMRLLIRYSVTARGQVVIGSMLFGLGLLAVGLSVHYSQFVVAMIVMTLGEILVFPSVPAWALEKAGPGARGRVMGWVAASSTAGRMAGPFIGGILYENIGGKGMFAIMAVVCVAAISLYLIADKLSDVQRVRTASE, from the coding sequence ATGTTGTCGCGTCTGTCACTTTGCGTCGTCTTGTTGTCGACCGGGATGACGTTGGTCTGGCCGATCAACATCGTGTACATGCACGATGCATTCGGGCGGACAGCTTCTGCGGCGGGTTTGGTGCTTCTTTTCAATAGTGGCGCGTCTTTCGTCGGCAATGTACTCGGAGGGTTTATCTATGACCGCTGGGGCGGCAAAACGACGGTATATGCGGGAATTGTTGGTTCTGCCTGCATCGTCACGGCCATGGGGATCGTTCGTGACTTTTATGGTTACGCTGCTTTGCTGACTCTGCTCGGATTTTTCGGCGGTCTCGTCTATCCGGTTATCAATGCTGTTGCGGTTGCCAGCAGCCCGGGAGACGAACTGAAAGCTGTCAATCGGATATTCGTGTCGCATAATATCGGCATGGCATTGGGTGCGTCGTTAGGCGGCTTGATCGCCGATATGTCCATCCAGGCTTTGTTCTTCGGGAATGCATTGCTGTACGCTTTGTTTCTGGTCGTGTTCGCCGCGTTTATCCGTGAGCCGATCACGCCGGGGCAAGCCGCGCGTTCGAATCGGAGCGGAGATGGCAGGGAGGTCGCGCACGGGAGCAAGTTTATCGTCATCATATGCATCGCCTTTGCCATATCGTGGCTTTGCTACAGTCAGTGGGCCGCAATCGTGCCGCTGCATTCGCAGGCAAATGGTATCTCCTTTCGTTCGTACAGCATGTTATGGACGATTAACGGCGCACTCATCATGCTTTCCCACCCGGTGAAAATGAGATTATTAATCCGGTATTCCGTTACCGCGAGAGGGCAGGTTGTTATCGGCTCGATGCTGTTCGGACTGGGCTTGTTGGCCGTCGGATTGTCCGTCCATTACAGCCAGTTTGTCGTCGCTATGATCGTCATGACACTCGGGGAAATTCTTGTTTTCCCGTCAGTACCGGCTTGGGCGCTGGAGAAGGCGGGCCCTGGGGCAAGAGGCAGAGTCATGGGCTGGGTAGCGGCTTCTTCTACGGCGGGCAGGATGGCTGGACCGTTTATTGGTGGTATCCTATACGAAAACATTGGCGGTAAAGGCATGTTTGCGATCATGGCGGTCGTCTGCGTCGCGGCTATCAGCTTGTATTTGATCGCCGACAAGCTGTCCGATGTGCAAAGGGTACGGACAGCTTCCGAATAA
- a CDS encoding carbohydrate ABC transporter permease has protein sequence MNSSFQKKSLGSKIFDYANVGFMLLFSVLMIYPFLNLLALSLNDGADAARGGIFLWPRMFSFDAYSFMLHENKLFSGFGISILRVLVGTTTCVMATGLLAYLSTIKHFSGRRFMRLLFLMTMYISGGLIPTYMLIVKLGLINSFHVYWIPSLLNAYYMLIMASYMQNLPESLFESARIDGANELGIYFRIVIPISLPVFASIAVFSSVGHWNSWFDVVLYNSNGHWDTLQVYLRKLLLEVESFEEIKNQQIAQSKFRTLSPVTLRAAVTMVVTLPIVFIYPFLQKYFVGGITLGAVKG, from the coding sequence ATGAATTCGTCTTTTCAAAAGAAGTCGCTCGGAAGCAAAATTTTTGATTATGCCAATGTCGGCTTTATGTTGCTTTTTTCAGTGCTCATGATATATCCCTTTCTGAATTTGCTGGCCCTCTCGTTAAACGACGGTGCGGATGCAGCGAGAGGGGGCATCTTTCTTTGGCCGAGAATGTTTTCGTTCGATGCATACAGCTTCATGCTTCACGAGAATAAATTGTTTTCGGGGTTCGGCATTTCGATCCTGAGAGTGCTTGTAGGTACGACCACCTGCGTGATGGCAACAGGTTTGCTGGCTTATTTAAGCACGATAAAGCATTTTTCGGGCAGAAGATTTATGCGATTATTGTTTTTGATGACGATGTACATCAGCGGTGGATTGATTCCGACGTATATGTTGATCGTGAAGCTGGGGTTGATCAATTCATTTCATGTTTATTGGATCCCAAGCCTATTGAATGCGTACTACATGCTCATTATGGCTTCCTATATGCAAAATTTACCCGAATCGCTATTCGAATCGGCGCGCATCGATGGGGCCAATGAGCTTGGCATATACTTCCGGATTGTCATTCCAATTTCGTTGCCGGTATTCGCGTCGATCGCCGTCTTCAGTTCGGTCGGACATTGGAATTCTTGGTTCGACGTCGTCTTGTACAACTCGAACGGACATTGGGATACGCTACAGGTTTACTTGCGGAAATTGCTACTCGAAGTGGAATCGTTCGAAGAGATCAAAAATCAGCAGATCGCGCAATCCAAATTCAGAACGTTGTCTCCGGTCACCTTGCGGGCTGCGGTTACGATGGTCGTGACGCTACCGATCGTGTTTATCTACCCGTTCCTTCAAAAATATTTTGTCGGGGGCATTACGCTGGGCGCGGTAAAAGGTTAA
- a CDS encoding DUF817 domain-containing protein: MKPIIQLLHFGYHQAMSCIFPVVIFGTLALTSVIDIPFIYRYDAILLILLGVQYFMYRSGLETLDEIKVICVFHVIGLMLELYKVSMGSWAYPEPGYTKLFGVPLYSGFMYASVASFMCQVWRRLRMDMTDWPGLMPSALLGGAIYLNFFTHHFIPDFRWWLTALVFIVFWKTRIIYRVRTTTYRMHLSVAFILVGFFIWLAENIATFFGAWKYPDQEQTWQLVSFSKISSWFLLVIISVIIVAQLKHVKASRTQ; this comes from the coding sequence TTGAAACCAATCATTCAACTACTGCATTTTGGCTATCATCAGGCGATGAGCTGTATTTTTCCAGTTGTGATCTTTGGAACTTTAGCTCTCACAAGTGTAATAGATATACCTTTCATTTACCGTTATGATGCCATTCTACTGATACTACTTGGTGTGCAATACTTCATGTACCGCAGCGGATTAGAAACACTTGATGAAATCAAAGTCATCTGTGTATTTCACGTTATTGGTCTGATGCTGGAATTATATAAGGTATCGATGGGTTCATGGGCATATCCTGAGCCTGGGTATACTAAGTTGTTCGGTGTCCCACTTTATAGCGGTTTTATGTATGCAAGTGTAGCAAGCTTTATGTGTCAGGTATGGCGGAGATTGCGGATGGACATGACAGATTGGCCTGGGTTAATGCCTTCGGCGCTGCTTGGAGGGGCTATCTATTTAAACTTTTTCACACATCACTTTATTCCCGATTTTCGTTGGTGGCTGACGGCGCTTGTGTTTATCGTCTTCTGGAAGACACGGATTATATATCGGGTACGGACTACAACTTATCGGATGCATTTATCAGTTGCTTTTATCCTTGTAGGTTTTTTCATCTGGTTAGCGGAGAATATCGCCACATTCTTTGGTGCTTGGAAATACCCAGATCAGGAGCAAACCTGGCAGTTGGTGAGTTTCAGTAAGATCAGCTCTTGGTTCCTTCTGGTAATCATTAGCGTCATCATCGTGGCCCAGCTTAAACATGTTAAAGCTAGTCGAACACAGTGA
- a CDS encoding alpha-glucosidase/alpha-galactosidase: MSKITFLGAGSTIFAKNVLGDCMLSPALQDFELALFDIDEERLKDSENIILNLKQTLGSNCSVKAYRNRKEALHGAKYVVNAIQVGGYDPCTITDFEIPKKYGLRQTIADTIGIGGIFRNLRTIPVMLDFAEDMKEVCPDALFLNYTNPMAVLTNVMNTYGGINTVGLCHSVQVCVPHIFDHLGMDHEGVQWKIAGINHMAWLLEVTKNGVDLYPEIKRRAAEKQKEKHDDMVRFELMQKFGYYITESSEHNAEYHPYFIKRQYPELIERFNIPLDEYPRRCVNQIERWKTMRNELIGNKNLSHKRTSEYASYIFEAMETNVPIKIGGNVMNTGLITNLPKEACVEVPCIVDSSGVTPTFVGDLPPQCAALNRTNINTQLLTIEAAMTGKKEHIYHAAMLDPHTSAELSMDEIVSLCDDLIEAHGNWLPEFN; the protein is encoded by the coding sequence ATGTCCAAAATTACTTTTCTCGGTGCGGGAAGCACCATTTTCGCCAAAAACGTTTTAGGGGATTGCATGCTGTCGCCAGCGCTTCAGGATTTCGAGCTAGCGTTGTTCGATATTGACGAGGAACGTTTGAAAGATTCGGAGAACATCATACTGAACTTAAAACAAACGCTCGGCAGCAATTGTTCGGTTAAAGCCTATCGTAATCGTAAAGAAGCGCTTCACGGGGCCAAGTATGTCGTTAACGCGATCCAAGTCGGTGGATATGATCCGTGCACGATTACAGACTTCGAAATTCCGAAGAAATACGGCTTGCGGCAAACGATCGCTGATACCATCGGCATCGGCGGTATCTTCCGCAACCTGCGGACAATTCCGGTCATGCTTGATTTCGCAGAAGACATGAAGGAAGTTTGTCCCGACGCGTTGTTCTTGAACTATACGAATCCGATGGCCGTGTTGACGAACGTCATGAATACCTACGGTGGAATTAATACGGTAGGCTTGTGCCATAGCGTTCAAGTGTGCGTCCCGCACATTTTCGACCATCTGGGGATGGATCACGAGGGTGTGCAATGGAAAATCGCGGGCATCAACCATATGGCCTGGTTACTAGAAGTGACGAAAAACGGCGTCGATTTGTATCCGGAAATCAAACGACGGGCGGCGGAAAAGCAAAAGGAAAAGCACGACGACATGGTACGGTTCGAGCTGATGCAGAAGTTCGGATACTACATCACGGAATCGTCCGAGCATAACGCTGAATACCATCCGTATTTCATCAAACGGCAATATCCGGAGCTGATCGAGCGATTCAACATTCCGCTGGACGAATACCCTCGTCGGTGCGTTAACCAGATTGAGCGTTGGAAGACGATGCGGAACGAATTGATCGGGAACAAAAACCTATCGCACAAGCGGACGTCCGAGTATGCTTCCTATATTTTCGAAGCGATGGAGACGAACGTACCGATCAAAATCGGAGGCAATGTTATGAATACTGGCCTTATCACGAACTTGCCTAAGGAAGCCTGCGTGGAAGTGCCGTGCATAGTCGACTCGAGCGGAGTCACTCCGACATTCGTCGGGGATTTGCCACCGCAATGTGCCGCGTTGAACCGCACAAATATCAATACGCAATTGCTAACGATCGAAGCGGCGATGACGGGTAAGAAAGAACATATTTATCACGCAGCAATGCTCGATCCGCATACATCCGCGGAATTGTCTATGGACGAAATCGTTTCCTTATGCGACGACCTGATCGAAGCGCACGGCAATTGGCTACCTGAATTTAATTGA
- a CDS encoding S-layer homology domain-containing protein: MKWTGLYASVNRAEAESALASFTDGSAVDAWAKPTVGAAVKSGLVKGSDIGLKPTSPITSAETAAIVQRMLEKIQLIDVRNSK, from the coding sequence ATGAAGTGGACTGGACTTTACGCGAGCGTCAACAGAGCAGAGGCAGAATCCGCACTTGCCTCGTTTACAGATGGATCGGCGGTAGATGCGTGGGCGAAGCCAACTGTTGGCGCGGCGGTGAAGAGCGGTCTGGTAAAAGGTTCTGACATAGGACTGAAGCCAACAAGCCCCATCACGAGTGCGGAGACGGCGGCCATCGTACAGCGGATGCTGGAAAAGATCCAACTGATCGACGTGAGAAATTCCAAGTAA
- a CDS encoding glycoside hydrolase family 36 protein codes for MQNISSGGYTFTLTGGEEDFNVSLSLKQSATGIIRLNMKLQSDEPRTPGTMELTWKLPVIDVFASWHPGFYRNKRLRVDWENGFRSKATSSAPVCVLYGFQGNNKMTFAFSDALNPVELKAGIHEETSNFLCSVKLFQDQSSPIQSYEATLHIDTRDIPYEESLADVQRWWSTMPGYEPSPVPDTAKLPMYATWYSFHQQLSAEAVERQCEMAKALGCEAVIVDDGWQTADNARGYAYCGDWDVFEGKIHDMRAHVDRVHEIGMKFLLWYSVPFVGKHSNVWPMFENKLLGKIEDLGAGVLDPRFPDVREYIIGTYENALRDWDLDGFKLDFVDSFNLTLASDIEGRDYESVPEAVDRLLSDVMSRLRAIKPDIMIEFRQSYIGPLMRKYGNMFRALDCPNDALENRSRTLDVRLLAGDTAVHADPLMWNPEEPTENAALQLVNTLFAVPQVSVLLDQLPESHLRMLRFWLSFWREKREVLLDGRLTAKHPELVYPLVTASDDNEAITAVYADIVANPGSRIPKTWFVVNGTLNDRIVIELEESMGERNVVIRDCQGQVTATYKSVFAMGLHPIAIPPAGIAVFEA; via the coding sequence GTGCAAAATATTTCTTCAGGCGGTTATACGTTTACCTTGACGGGAGGAGAAGAAGATTTTAATGTTTCGCTCTCCTTGAAACAATCGGCAACTGGCATTATTCGTTTGAACATGAAACTTCAGTCCGATGAACCTAGAACTCCCGGTACGATGGAGTTGACCTGGAAACTTCCGGTTATCGATGTGTTCGCCAGCTGGCATCCGGGTTTTTATCGGAACAAGAGGCTTCGAGTGGACTGGGAGAATGGATTCCGTTCGAAGGCGACATCGTCCGCACCAGTTTGCGTCCTTTACGGCTTCCAAGGAAACAACAAGATGACGTTTGCTTTTTCCGACGCGCTTAATCCGGTCGAATTGAAAGCGGGCATTCACGAAGAAACATCGAATTTTCTTTGTTCTGTCAAGCTGTTTCAGGATCAGAGCTCGCCGATCCAGTCTTACGAAGCGACGCTCCATATCGATACGCGTGACATTCCATACGAAGAAAGTCTTGCGGATGTGCAACGATGGTGGTCTACGATGCCGGGATACGAACCGAGCCCCGTTCCTGATACGGCAAAGCTTCCGATGTACGCGACCTGGTATAGCTTTCATCAGCAACTGTCGGCAGAGGCGGTCGAACGACAATGCGAGATGGCCAAAGCTTTGGGCTGCGAAGCCGTCATCGTTGACGATGGGTGGCAAACGGCAGACAATGCGCGCGGGTACGCCTATTGCGGCGATTGGGATGTGTTCGAGGGCAAAATTCACGATATGAGGGCGCATGTCGATCGCGTTCACGAGATCGGAATGAAGTTTCTGCTCTGGTATTCCGTTCCGTTCGTCGGCAAGCACAGCAACGTTTGGCCAATGTTCGAGAATAAGCTGCTCGGCAAAATCGAAGATTTGGGCGCGGGCGTGCTCGATCCGCGATTCCCGGACGTCAGGGAATATATTATTGGAACGTACGAGAACGCTCTGCGGGACTGGGATTTGGATGGGTTTAAGCTCGATTTCGTGGACAGCTTTAATCTCACATTAGCCAGCGACATTGAAGGAAGAGACTACGAATCGGTACCGGAAGCGGTCGACCGTCTCTTGAGCGACGTGATGTCCAGGCTAAGAGCGATCAAACCGGATATCATGATCGAATTCCGCCAATCGTACATAGGACCGCTCATGCGCAAATACGGCAATATGTTCCGTGCGCTGGACTGTCCAAACGATGCGTTGGAGAATCGTTCACGTACGCTGGACGTTCGTCTGCTCGCGGGAGATACCGCCGTTCATGCCGATCCGCTCATGTGGAATCCGGAAGAGCCGACGGAGAACGCGGCGCTGCAATTGGTGAATACGTTGTTTGCCGTCCCACAAGTATCGGTTTTGCTAGATCAACTTCCCGAATCCCATCTCCGGATGTTACGGTTCTGGCTGTCATTCTGGCGCGAGAAGAGAGAGGTTCTATTGGACGGACGGCTGACCGCGAAGCATCCGGAGCTGGTCTATCCGCTGGTGACTGCCAGCGACGATAACGAAGCCATTACTGCCGTTTATGCGGATATCGTCGCGAATCCAGGATCCCGAATACCGAAAACGTGGTTCGTCGTCAACGGCACGCTTAACGATAGAATCGTGATCGAGCTCGAGGAAAGTATGGGCGAGCGAAACGTCGTCATTCGGGATTGCCAAGGCCAGGTAACGGCTACGTACAAATCAGTGTTCGCGATGGGGCTTCATCCGATCGCGATCCCTCCGGCGGGCATAGCCGTATTCGAAGCGTAA
- a CDS encoding glycine C-acetyltransferase: MSSKILMTFLQNGLSELKSKGLYNEIDPLEGPNGPIIMIGGVKRINLSSNNYLGLATDDRLIAAAVKATEKYGAGSGAVRTINGTFDLHVRLEEKLAKFKHTEAAIAYQSGFNCNMAAISAVMDQHDAILSDELNHASIIDGCRLSRAKIIRYRHSDMEDLRAKAEEATRSGAYGKVMVITDGVFSMDGDIAKLPEIQHIAEVFDLITYVDDAHGSGVLGDGAGTVKHFGLSDRIDFQIGTLSKAIGVAGGYVAGRRDLIDWLKVRSRPFLFSTSLPPAAIGACIEAIGILERSTELQDRLWANGDYLKQGLIKLGYNVGASETPITPCIIGDETLTQAFSKRLMEEGVYAKAIVFPTVPKGTGRIRNMPTAAHTTDMLNEALAAYERVGREMSLI; this comes from the coding sequence ATGAGCAGTAAAATTCTAATGACGTTTCTTCAGAACGGTCTATCCGAATTGAAGAGCAAAGGTTTATATAACGAAATCGATCCCCTGGAGGGGCCGAACGGTCCTATCATTATGATCGGGGGCGTGAAGCGGATCAACCTATCCTCTAACAATTATCTTGGCCTTGCAACGGACGATAGGCTTATTGCTGCTGCCGTGAAGGCAACTGAGAAGTACGGTGCCGGATCAGGAGCCGTTCGAACCATCAACGGAACGTTCGACCTGCATGTGCGACTTGAAGAGAAGCTCGCCAAATTCAAGCACACGGAAGCTGCAATTGCTTACCAATCCGGTTTCAACTGTAATATGGCCGCCATCTCGGCCGTCATGGACCAACATGATGCGATTTTGTCCGATGAGCTGAATCATGCCTCCATCATCGATGGATGCCGCTTGTCCCGAGCGAAAATCATTCGCTATCGCCATTCTGACATGGAAGATTTACGCGCAAAGGCAGAGGAGGCTACCAGATCCGGTGCATACGGCAAGGTAATGGTGATCACGGATGGCGTGTTTTCAATGGATGGGGACATTGCGAAGTTGCCCGAGATTCAGCATATCGCTGAAGTATTCGACTTGATTACGTATGTCGACGATGCTCATGGCTCAGGGGTGCTGGGAGACGGAGCTGGGACGGTCAAACATTTCGGGTTATCTGATCGAATCGATTTTCAAATTGGGACATTATCCAAGGCAATCGGCGTGGCTGGCGGTTATGTGGCAGGGCGTCGCGATTTGATCGATTGGCTGAAAGTACGAAGCCGTCCGTTCCTGTTTTCTACTTCGCTCCCTCCGGCGGCGATAGGAGCTTGCATCGAGGCGATCGGTATTTTGGAGCGGAGTACGGAGTTGCAAGATCGTCTTTGGGCAAACGGAGACTATTTGAAGCAAGGGCTTATTAAGCTCGGTTACAACGTCGGAGCGAGCGAAACGCCGATCACCCCGTGTATTATCGGAGACGAAACGTTGACTCAAGCGTTCAGTAAGCGGCTGATGGAGGAAGGCGTCTATGCGAAAGCGATCGTGTTTCCGACAGTACCGAAGGGTACGGGACGCATTCGCAATATGCCAACAGCGGCGCATACAACGGATATGCTCAATGAGGCGTTAGCCGCATATGAACGGGTGGGACGCGAGATGAGCTTGATATGA
- a CDS encoding NAD-dependent epimerase/dehydratase family protein — protein MKKILVTGALGQIGSELVCHLRQLYGATQVVATDIRLSDNAAVHSGPFELLDVMDGASMLEIAKAHQVDTILHLAALLSATAEAKPLLAWNLNMGGLTNALEVSRELGCSFFAPSSIGAFGPGTPKKGTPQDTVQRPITMYGVSKVAGELLCDYYHQKYGVDTRSLRFPGLISYMAPPGGGTTDYVVDMYVEALAKGQYTSYIAAGTFLDMMYLPDALEAIVKLMEADPARLQHRNAFNVTAMSVDPETVATSIRRYIPGFVLNYNVDPVRQAIAESWPNSLDSTAATQEWGFSPVYDLGGMTKDMLENLSGRLT, from the coding sequence ATGAAAAAGATCCTAGTAACCGGTGCCCTCGGGCAAATCGGATCTGAACTGGTGTGCCATTTGCGTCAACTTTATGGCGCGACTCAGGTGGTGGCAACGGATATTCGATTAAGTGATAATGCCGCGGTTCATTCGGGACCTTTTGAGCTGTTGGATGTCATGGACGGCGCGTCGATGCTGGAAATCGCGAAGGCGCATCAAGTCGATACGATCCTGCATCTGGCTGCTCTACTGTCCGCCACCGCCGAAGCCAAACCGCTTCTAGCTTGGAACCTTAACATGGGCGGATTAACCAATGCCCTAGAGGTCTCGCGGGAGCTAGGCTGTTCGTTCTTTGCACCGAGCTCGATCGGCGCGTTCGGGCCCGGCACGCCAAAAAAGGGAACGCCTCAAGATACCGTTCAGAGGCCGATAACGATGTACGGCGTGAGCAAAGTAGCAGGTGAACTGCTCTGCGACTATTATCATCAGAAGTATGGTGTTGATACGCGTAGTTTGCGGTTTCCCGGGTTGATATCGTACATGGCGCCTCCCGGGGGCGGAACGACGGACTATGTCGTCGATATGTACGTCGAAGCCCTTGCAAAGGGACAATATACTTCTTATATTGCAGCGGGCACCTTCCTAGATATGATGTATTTGCCGGACGCATTGGAGGCGATCGTGAAGTTGATGGAGGCGGACCCAGCGCGGCTTCAGCACCGCAATGCTTTTAACGTAACGGCCATGAGCGTAGATCCAGAGACAGTTGCAACGTCGATTCGGCGTTATATCCCTGGCTTCGTCCTGAACTACAATGTGGATCCGGTTCGTCAAGCGATCGCAGAGAGTTGGCCGAATTCGCTCGATTCGACCGCTGCAACGCAGGAGTGGGGGTTTTCTCCAGTATACGATTTAGGGGGCATGACCAAAGACATGCTTGAAAACTTGAGCGGTCGTCTGACTTAG
- a CDS encoding ABC transporter permease subunit: protein MNKLNQLHPTAPSQMKIRNAMRSLYRERQLWLISIPMIIWVLIFSYMPMYGILMAFVNYIPGNTILQSDWVGLTHFKMFFDSPDFSLVLRNTLAISGLSILFGFPAPIVLAILLNELNNKRFKKTIQTISYLPHFISWVVVASILFALLGNEGILNDVLMRWGIIDQPISYLGEGKYFWGIITSANLWKDVGWSTIIYLSAMAGVDSEMYDAGKVDGLNRFGLIWHITLPSIRSTIVLLWILGIGGILNAGFEQQLLIGNAQTREYYEVIDTYAYKYGIELGNYSYGAAIGLLKAIIGVTLVFGANRFSKKVLDTSIF from the coding sequence GTGAACAAATTGAATCAATTACATCCAACGGCACCATCGCAAATGAAAATTCGGAACGCGATGAGAAGTTTGTATCGGGAACGGCAATTATGGCTGATCAGCATCCCTATGATCATTTGGGTTCTAATATTCAGCTATATGCCGATGTATGGTATTTTGATGGCTTTCGTCAACTATATTCCCGGCAATACGATTTTACAGAGCGATTGGGTAGGGCTTACCCATTTTAAAATGTTCTTTGATTCGCCGGACTTCTCGCTCGTCTTGCGAAATACGTTGGCTATTAGCGGACTGAGTATCTTATTCGGATTTCCGGCGCCGATCGTGCTGGCCATCTTGCTGAACGAGCTGAATAACAAACGATTCAAAAAGACGATTCAGACGATTTCTTATTTGCCTCACTTTATTTCATGGGTTGTCGTGGCTAGCATTCTGTTCGCCCTCCTAGGCAACGAGGGTATCTTGAACGACGTGTTAATGCGATGGGGTATCATTGATCAACCGATCTCTTATCTGGGCGAAGGAAAATACTTCTGGGGGATCATCACTTCAGCGAATTTGTGGAAGGACGTCGGTTGGTCCACCATTATTTACTTATCCGCGATGGCGGGCGTCGATTCGGAGATGTACGATGCCGGCAAAGTCGACGGGTTGAACCGATTCGGACTGATCTGGCATATTACGCTTCCAAGCATTCGGTCGACGATCGTACTGCTCTGGATACTCGGCATCGGCGGCATCTTGAACGCGGGATTCGAACAGCAGTTGTTGATCGGAAACGCGCAAACGAGAGAGTACTACGAGGTTATCGATACGTATGCCTATAAATACGGCATCGAGCTAGGGAACTATTCGTACGGTGCAGCCATCGGGCTATTGAAGGCGATTATCGGGGTTACTCTCGTGTTCGGTGCGAACAGGTTCTCGAAAAAAGTGCTGGATACGTCGATCTTTTAA